The Brevibacillus humidisoli DNA segment GCTTACCATACTTCCTGCCCATCATAAAAATCAGCGGTGTCCCAACAATCGTCGGCAAAAACCAGACCAGCAGCACCGGCAGATCGCTGACCAACGGGATGTCCCCATGATTAACCACCAGCATCCCGGTCACCACTCCGATATAAGACCCCAACATCCCGCCGATGTGCTTGCCCATCCAGTTGCGCCAGCCACGCTTGCGGGCCAGGTATCCGATCAGCGCCAGTCCATATGAGAAGATCGCGATATAAAACAGATAGGCGCTCTCCGACCAATTGGCGATCGCCATCACCACCGATGAGAGAAACACCCCGACGTAGGCAGCGTGATAGATTTCGCCGGTGATCGTGTGCAGCCCCTTTCGCTTTGCGGCAAAGGCGGCTGCCAGCCCGGTCAGCAGGCAGATGGTTCCGGACAAGATATGAATCCATAAAGTAAGTTCCAGAAGTTCAAACATCGCCAGAAGTTCAAACATCGATGTATCTCCTTCCCCCGCAAGCACAGGTTGCCGTCCCTTCATTCTACCCGACTTGCCGCGTAAAAGAAAAGATAGCCCCTACGTACCTCTGTCATAACGACAAACCCCCATGTCTCATCAATTGGGAGACATAGGGGTGCACAAGATCGTGTTTTCTGGCATTCTCATCATTATCACATAACGACCCGAATGGTACGCCGTTTCAGTCTAGCAGCAAATCCTCTCGTATAGACGGGGATAGGCGGAGAGTAGCTCTTTCCCGGAAGGAGCGACAGTAGCTCTTTTCTGGAAGAAGCGACTCTTGCCAACCAGCCTGGCGCAGCGGACAGTCCCACTTCCTGGCAGGTTGGCTTTGGTGCGACTGGAGGAAAAGAGCTACTCTCCCCGGCGCCGCTTCCCTTTTGTCTGCAGCCCGGAACGGCTACGCCGCTTTTTGTGGACTCACCAACAATTGGGCTTGCACCAACCGGTTCCGCACAATGATGCCGATCCAACTGGCCAGAAACGCCTTGATCAGTCCCACGACGATAAACGGAGTGACGCCGGCAGCCATCGCCTCGGCCCACGTCATATCCAGCACATACTTCAACTGCACCGCTCCAAACGCGAGGGTAATCACCATCCCAACCGTGTTGGCAATCATCGCCATCGCGATGGTATACCGAGTCCGCTCCAGGATCAGCCCGGTCACATAAGCCGTAACAATAAATCCAATAATATATCCTCCGGTCGGACCGATCAGGATGTGCGGACCTCCTTTTGCTTCAGCGAATACAGGCGCACCGATTGCCCCCAGCAAGGCGTAGCAAATCATCGCCAGTGCTCCGTAACGGCTGCCGATGATCGTCGCCGTCAAGCCAACCGCCAGTGTCTGGCCGCTGATGGGAACGATGGGAAGCGGGATTTCCACTTGTGCCAATACAGCCGTAATCGCCGTAAACATGGCGCATAGAATCAACATGCGCAAACGCGTATTTCTCGTTTCCATCCACGAACCACCTCCTATATGTTAACTCTACACAATATAAAAGTTAACATATATTCGGATGGTTTAAAAGATAAAAATGAGAAGAGACCGCGTCCTGAGCATTCATTTGCAAGCCAAACACTAGCTACTCAAAAGATAATGAAACGTCTGTCTACGTAATAGGCGATCTACATCATCCTCGCTGGAGCCCGGTGAAGCACCGACACCCGAAAGAGCTTGCAAAAGGAAAAGAGGCGCGATGATCTCCTGTCGCGCCTCCTGTGAGAAGAACCTTAGGTTAGGAAAAAAGCGTGGGAACCGCCACACACGACCTCATCTGAGCGAATCTGACCGTATCTTAGCCGATCTGACCGCACCTTAGCCAATCTGACCGCATCTGACGATTCCATAGGCTGTTCCATCCATCTCCTCATCTTCAGGTGCGGCGATCAAACCGCACCTGAACAGTGCCGTACATGACGTCAAGGAAACGCCCTTACTGCCCTTGCTCACCCAACGTCACCGTAGCCGTCTTCAGGAAGCCGTCCCGATAGTACGACACTTCTACCTGTTGTCCGGCTGTTTTCTCCAAAGTCAGGTACTTGCGCAGTTGCGCACCGCTAGTGATCTCTTGATCATCCAACTTGACGATCACGTCGTACTGACGCAGTCCGGCTTTTGCCGCTGGCGTAAATTCTTCGATCTGCCAGATCAGCACGCCTGCTTTGACCTCATCCGGCAGGTGCAGCTCCTGCTTCCAAGCGTAACGCGGTATCGTGGTTAGATCACGCGGTACGATTCCCAGATAGCCACGCTTTAGTTTTCCGTCTTCCACTAACTGCTTGGTGATTTTCTTCACGTCGTTGATCGGAATCGCAAAGCCGAGTCCCTCTACATCCTCTCGGGCGATCTTGAGCGTATTGATACCGATCACCTGTCCCTGGATGTTGAGCAAAGCCCCACCGCTGTTGCCGGGGTTGATCGCGGCGTCGGTCTGGATCACGTCCAGTTCCCAATCTGTTTCGCCGTCGCTGTTGAGATCGACCGGCATGGAGCGGTCGACGCCGCTGACGATCCCCTGGGTCACCGTGCGGGAAAACTCCAGTCCCAGCGGATTGCCGATGGCGATAGCGGGCTCGCCTACTTTCAGCGTATCAGAGTTGCCCAATTCAGCTACGGTCGTCACGGCAGAGCCGTCAATCTCCAGTACGGCCATATCCGTGTAGGGATCTGCACCGAGTATTTTTGCTTCTACCTTATCTCCGTTGGGCAGGGAGACTTCCACTCGCTCAGCCCCATCAATCACATGGTAGTTGGTCACGATGTGTGCCTTGCCGTTTTTCTTTTCATAGATGACGCCCGATCCCTGACCGCCTTCTACCGTTCCGGTCTGCTGGGTCCAGAAGTTGGTTACCCGCCGGATGTTGATCACACCGACAATCGCCTCTTCTACTCTCTCTACTGCCTCCACGGTAGCGGATTCGACGCTGAGAGAGACAGGCTGAACGACGGTATTGGCTGTGTTGGCGGCGGTAACAGCATCCCCCTCGTCCTTGGCAAAGGCCAGATTAGGTTGGATCATCGAGATATAGCCAGCCTTGGACAGCGTCGGCAGCATCAACAGAACAACCAGCCCGCCAATCACCGCGGAAGTGATCGAGGTGAGAATCAGCCGACCGATGCCACTATCACGACGTTTTTTTCGCTGCACCTGATACATGTCATCATCGTAAAAACCCATGCTTTCTCTCTCCTTCCTCTTGTATTACTAGGGTAACAGCTTTTTGCCCCATCTATACGATTTGTCAACTATAGTATACAAAATCGTTTTGGCAAAGTGGCGTGAGAAATATGGAAAGGTTGTGGAATGGGCTGCGCGACACGATATTTGTTAAGCATATTTGCCGGTCTGGGCGGATAAGCTGGTAGTAGATTCTCAGTCTCTACTTTACCGGATGAAAGATCCGACTACTGACCACATAGGAAAGGATTGATAGAAATGAAACGCTACTCCCCGCTGCAAGAGATCAATCTGGCCGCCAAGCTGGCTGACCTGCGTGATGCCGACTACCACAATACACTGCTTCTGGATGCCCTGATTGAACTCCTGATCGAAAAAAACGTGCTTTCGCACGAAGAACTGCATGCGAAAGCACGTCACCTGGATCAACAGACGGTTGTGGACGGGCGCGTGCTACCGAGCAGCCATCCTCAATCCGATTCTACCAAACGACCGAATCGACCGCCAGAGGACAGTGTGTCCCCTACACCTCCTCCATTCTCGTAGGCCGGTGCGGGTATGTCTCCCGCAGATGGACGTCGTCACCGACGCGCAGCCCTCTTTCCTCCAAAACATCCTTTACGGTTAGCTGGGCAAGGTCCATCAGGTTGTTCTCCTTGCTCAGGTGAGCCAGGTAGACGCGTTCTGAGCGCCCGCCGAGCAGATCACAGAGCGCCTCACCGGCCGCCTCGTTGGAGAGGTGGCCGACGTCACTGAGAATGCGCCGCTTGACGCTCCAGGGATACTGCGACATGCGCAGCATCTCCACGTCGTGATTGGCCTCAAAGATATAAGCATCGGCGCCGCGGAGCGTCTCTTTGATCCGATCGCTGACATAGCCGAGATCCGTGGCCACACTCAACTTTTTGCTGCCATGGTAAAAGCAGAATCCCATCGGTTCGGCCGCATCGTGGGAGATCCCGAACGACTGCACCGTGAGATCGGCAAACTCCCGCATCTCGCCCACTTCAAACGGCTGACGCTGTTTCTCGCTGATGCGGCCGATCTGTCCGTCCATCGCCTGCCAGGTCTTTTCGTTGGCATAGATGGGAATCTCATAGCGGCGTGCCATCACGCCAATCCCCTTGATATGGTCGACGTGTTCATGGGTGACCAGAATGGCCTGTAGATCCCCCGGATGGACCCCAATCTCTTTGAGAGCCGCTTCCGCCTGTTTTCCTGTGATGCCGACATCGATCAGCAACGACATCCGATCGGTGCCGATGTAGATCGCGTTTCCTGTACTTCCGCTGGCCAATATACTAAATCGCAAACTGCATCCCCTACTTCCTCTCTATCCTTCGCTAGCTCTTCAGTTGGAGGCACGGTCGTCCAGCGGCCGCTCCACTGCACCCGTAAAAGCGTTGACGTAATCGATCTTGCCATCGTGTATGATCCGCCAGATCGGGGCCAACACCTGAATATCGGCATCGTATTCATGCCCATAGTAGCCCATCGTCACATCCTCGATGGTCTCCCCGTTTCGGATGAGCTGTTTTTCCAGCAAAGACCGCAGCGCTGTATAGGCCGAGATGACCTGCCGGCCGCTGCCATGATTGCGTATGCGCAGATAAGATTGCTGATAACCGATGACTGACTCCCTCTGGACAAACAACTCCAGCGGGGCCACAAAGATGGGCAGACCCTCATACTGCTGCCAGTACCTGAGCAGACCCCGCTCCGTGTAATACTTGTCCGGTTGGTACTGATCGGCGTACATCACCCGCTTCTGCAGCTCGCGCAAAAGCTCGGCGGCGTTTGTGGAGTCATTCAGTTGGATCGGCTGATCAAACCGGGCGGTAATCAGCGAGTCACTGATCGTGATGTGCTGATCCGTCGGCAGCGGGTGTTTGCCGAACGAGTCGGTACTGAGATACTCTACGTGAACGTACTGCATCTGCCGTACCTCTTCGGGAATCTCCACTTTCAGCGCGATGTTGCGTTGGTCTAGCAGCAGCTCGATGTCACCCGCTCCCTTTTGAACCTGCTGCACATCGCTCCACTGCTGGGTTCGCGACGCATACACCTGATAGCCGAGGAACAGGTCGAGCAGCAGAAAAGCCCCGATCAGGATCGATTTTGCCCTACTCCAGTCCACTCTGACCGCTCCCTTCTGTCTGCTGTGACCGCGCATCGATCAATACCTTTTCACCGGTTATGTTCTCCAGTACCCAGACCGGTGTCAGCTCGATGTAGCCGACATAGAGGTTCGGCCGGTACGCCAGGTAAGCGTGGTGGACAAGGCTCAGGTCTACCTCGTGCTCTCTGGCATAGGCAAACAACTCCGGCCCGGACATTACAGCAAACTCCTCAAAATCAATGTACATGTCGTAATCAAGGAGCGTCCGTTTCAGGGAAATCACCTGTCCCTCATCAGAGGTAACCGTCAGCGCCTCCGGGCTTCCTCCCTCGTCGGAGACCAGAGGATACGCTCCCATGTACTGGCGGAAGGTGATCACGTCCCCCTCACCCGGCCGCTCATGGATCTGTTCCAGATAGTACGGATCTGTCCAGCCCAGATGCTGGTTGATAAAGCCGACGGCACTGTGCAGCTTCTCGGCCGGCGTCAATTCCCCTCGTCGCTCCGGCAAGGCCGGATCGGTGAAGGTGAACATCGGCTGTTCCTGACGGAGCTGAATCGAGCGGCTGCCGTCCGTGTAGATGATCGTCCCATCCCGCTCCATGATTCTGCGCACAAGGGTGGGATCGAGGAAAAAGGCGTCCGTCAGCGCCTGTTCCGTAATCGGCAGATAGTTGTAGCGGTATTTCCTCATCACGCTGCTCTCTTTGGGCAGGTAAAAAATGCGCCAGTAGGTACGAAGTTGCGGGGCTTCGTACATCTCGGCCTCCATCACCTTGAGGAACTGTTCGGGAAGGTTGTTGCCCAGCTTCAGATAAGAGTCGCGCAAATCTTTGGGACTCACCACAGTTCGAGCCCGCACCACCTCTTTTTCCTCAGTGGAGATAAACAGCGCATAGACGATATCTTCGCTCTCCTCCAGATAGAGCCAGAGACGATCAATCTCGGTCACGTCCCGGCTCATCTCCCCGCGAAACGTAAACAACTCCTGCACCACCGAAATCGGGATGCTGGCACGGTAGCGAATCTCCATTCCCACATGGTCCTGCATCAGCTCCCGCCATTTGCTTGCGGGAAAGACATACTGGTGAAAATCGTAAAAGTACCACTTATCCATCTGGCTGGTCACCATCGTGTACTGAGGATCGACCGGGCTAGCCTTGGTATGCCGGTTTTGCCCGTAGTGAAGCACGATTTCTTCCGGTCGGATCAATTCATCCAGCTCCCGGGTAATGCCGATCGGTTCCGGTTCCACGTAGGTGACAGGCGCGATCATCTCAAACTGTGGTTGGTTGTTCCACAGCAGGGCGGTCAAGACAAAACTGAGCAGCACCAGCAGGTTGAGGACGACGGACTTGATCCGTTCCTTGTATCGCCTCATGCCCCTCCCTCCTTGTCCGCAAACGGCACCCAAAACGTAACAGTGGTTCCCCGATTCAGTTCGCTGGTAATCGAGATGTCCGCACCGTGCGCCTGAACCAGTTCGCGAGCGATCGACAGTCCTAGTCCGGTACCGCCCTGGCTGCGCGAACGCGCCTTGTCTACCCGATAAAACCGTTCAAAGATACGCCTCAGATCCCGCTTCGGAATGCCAATCCCGGTATCGGTGACAGAGACGTAGACCCGCCGCTGCCGATGATCTACCTCTACCTGCAGAGTGACGGAGCCACCCGTGGGGGTATATTTGATGGCATTGGACAGCAGGTTGTCCAGCACCTGACTCATCGCATCCTGATCGGCGTATACGTGCGGCAGCTCTTCGTCTCTCATCTTGATAGAAAAGTCGATTCCCTGCTGTTCACTGTGCATGGAAAAACGGTCTACGGCATAACGGATTAACTCCGCAGGCGAGACAGCTCTCAAGTGCAGCCGCACACCTTGTGAGTCAAAGCGGGAGAGCTGCAGCAGATCGTTGACCAACCGTGTCATCCGATCAGTTTCCGTCAGCGTCACCTGCAGGAACCGGCCGGATAGCTCGGGATCTTCCGCCGCTCCATCCAGCAGTGCTTCCACATAGCTGCGGATCGTGGTCAACGGCGTGCGCAGCTCGTGCGACACATTGGCCACGAACTCCCGTCGCTGCTGATCCAACCGGGCCTGCTCCGTGACATCCTGCAGCACGGCGATAATCCCGCCTTTTTTCCCGCTGTCTTGTTGAAGAGGGGAAAAGGCTACGCGCAGCATCAGTACTTCCCGATTGGGTGTCATGATCTCCATGGTGAGTGGTTCACTCTGCCCCAGCAAAGGCAGCTCCTCCTCAGGAGGGAGTCGGAGCACATCGTAGAGCGTCTTTCTGGCCGACATGACCTCCACGGCACGTACCTGCATCATCTCTTCCGCCGAACGATTCATCAGGATGATCCGTCCATCGCGATGGGCAGCGATCACACCATCGCTCATATTGGCCAAAATCTGCGACAGTTTTTCCCGCTCCTCCTCCTGCTGCAGGATCGCGTCCTTCAGTCGCGTGGTCATGTAGTTAAACGCCATTCCCAGCTGACCGATTTCATCACCGCTATAGATGCGTACGGCCCGATTAAAATCGCCATCCGCCACTGCGGTTGCCTGCAATGTCATCTCTTTGACCGGCTTTGTAATCGTCCGGGCCAATACGACGCCGAGCGCTGCCGTCATCAACAAGGCGATCCCGGTTCCGGTAGCCAAGATGCTCGTAATCTTGCGAATCGTCTCATATGTTGGTTCCATCGACACGACCATGTACACAGCCCCAAAAACAATGTTGCCCCGCTTGACGGGAACCGCCAACACCTTTACCCGGTCTCCGGTAAAAGGGTCGATTCGCAGTCCTTCGTTGCGGGTCCCCATCAAGGCGATCGTCACTTCGTTTTGTGAGGTGCGCTGACCGACAATAGCCTGCTCCGATTCCGTCGTACTGACGATCGTCCCGTTTTGGTCGATCACTTGCACCTGGGCTCCGTTAAGTGCCACCATGTTGTAAATGAGGTTGTCAATGTCACTTTTGATCATCTGCGGTGTTGTTTCTTTTTTTTCTTGCGATGGGTCTAGGTG contains these protein-coding regions:
- a CDS encoding biotin transporter BioY, which gives rise to METRNTRLRMLILCAMFTAITAVLAQVEIPLPIVPISGQTLAVGLTATIIGSRYGALAMICYALLGAIGAPVFAEAKGGPHILIGPTGGYIIGFIVTAYVTGLILERTRYTIAMAMIANTVGMVITLAFGAVQLKYVLDMTWAEAMAAGVTPFIVVGLIKAFLASWIGIIVRNRLVQAQLLVSPQKAA
- a CDS encoding DUF2306 domain-containing protein, whose protein sequence is MFELLAMFELLELTLWIHILSGTICLLTGLAAAFAAKRKGLHTITGEIYHAAYVGVFLSSVVMAIANWSESAYLFYIAIFSYGLALIGYLARKRGWRNWMGKHIGGMLGSYIGVVTGMLVVNHGDIPLVSDLPVLLVWFLPTIVGTPLIFMMGRKYGKRSGTNSNCTQQ
- a CDS encoding YycH family regulatory protein; its protein translation is MRRYKERIKSVVLNLLVLLSFVLTALLWNNQPQFEMIAPVTYVEPEPIGITRELDELIRPEEIVLHYGQNRHTKASPVDPQYTMVTSQMDKWYFYDFHQYVFPASKWRELMQDHVGMEIRYRASIPISVVQELFTFRGEMSRDVTEIDRLWLYLEESEDIVYALFISTEEKEVVRARTVVSPKDLRDSYLKLGNNLPEQFLKVMEAEMYEAPQLRTYWRIFYLPKESSVMRKYRYNYLPITEQALTDAFFLDPTLVRRIMERDGTIIYTDGSRSIQLRQEQPMFTFTDPALPERRGELTPAEKLHSAVGFINQHLGWTDPYYLEQIHERPGEGDVITFRQYMGAYPLVSDEGGSPEALTVTSDEGQVISLKRTLLDYDMYIDFEEFAVMSGPELFAYAREHEVDLSLVHHAYLAYRPNLYVGYIELTPVWVLENITGEKVLIDARSQQTEGSGQSGLE
- the walK gene encoding cell wall metabolism sensor histidine kinase WalK; the protein is MWRFRLFKTIQWKIVVMYILLILLAMQFIGAYFAREVETYYINNFSETLNAQATMLAVALEKHLDPSQEKKETTPQMIKSDIDNLIYNMVALNGAQVQVIDQNGTIVSTTESEQAIVGQRTSQNEVTIALMGTRNEGLRIDPFTGDRVKVLAVPVKRGNIVFGAVYMVVSMEPTYETIRKITSILATGTGIALLMTAALGVVLARTITKPVKEMTLQATAVADGDFNRAVRIYSGDEIGQLGMAFNYMTTRLKDAILQQEEEREKLSQILANMSDGVIAAHRDGRIILMNRSAEEMMQVRAVEVMSARKTLYDVLRLPPEEELPLLGQSEPLTMEIMTPNREVLMLRVAFSPLQQDSGKKGGIIAVLQDVTEQARLDQQRREFVANVSHELRTPLTTIRSYVEALLDGAAEDPELSGRFLQVTLTETDRMTRLVNDLLQLSRFDSQGVRLHLRAVSPAELIRYAVDRFSMHSEQQGIDFSIKMRDEELPHVYADQDAMSQVLDNLLSNAIKYTPTGGSVTLQVEVDHRQRRVYVSVTDTGIGIPKRDLRRIFERFYRVDKARSRSQGGTGLGLSIARELVQAHGADISITSELNRGTTVTFWVPFADKEGGA
- a CDS encoding MBL fold metallo-hydrolase; translated protein: MRFSILASGSTGNAIYIGTDRMSLLIDVGITGKQAEAALKEIGVHPGDLQAILVTHEHVDHIKGIGVMARRYEIPIYANEKTWQAMDGQIGRISEKQRQPFEVGEMREFADLTVQSFGISHDAAEPMGFCFYHGSKKLSVATDLGYVSDRIKETLRGADAYIFEANHDVEMLRMSQYPWSVKRRILSDVGHLSNEAAGEALCDLLGGRSERVYLAHLSKENNLMDLAQLTVKDVLEERGLRVGDDVHLRETYPHRPTRMEEV
- a CDS encoding S1C family serine protease, whose translation is MGFYDDDMYQVQRKKRRDSGIGRLILTSITSAVIGGLVVLLMLPTLSKAGYISMIQPNLAFAKDEGDAVTAANTANTVVQPVSLSVESATVEAVERVEEAIVGVINIRRVTNFWTQQTGTVEGGQGSGVIYEKKNGKAHIVTNYHVIDGAERVEVSLPNGDKVEAKILGADPYTDMAVLEIDGSAVTTVAELGNSDTLKVGEPAIAIGNPLGLEFSRTVTQGIVSGVDRSMPVDLNSDGETDWELDVIQTDAAINPGNSGGALLNIQGQVIGINTLKIAREDVEGLGFAIPINDVKKITKQLVEDGKLKRGYLGIVPRDLTTIPRYAWKQELHLPDEVKAGVLIWQIEEFTPAAKAGLRQYDVIVKLDDQEITSGAQLRKYLTLEKTAGQQVEVSYYRDGFLKTATVTLGEQGQ
- a CDS encoding two-component system regulatory protein YycI, coding for MDWSRAKSILIGAFLLLDLFLGYQVYASRTQQWSDVQQVQKGAGDIELLLDQRNIALKVEIPEEVRQMQYVHVEYLSTDSFGKHPLPTDQHITISDSLITARFDQPIQLNDSTNAAELLRELQKRVMYADQYQPDKYYTERGLLRYWQQYEGLPIFVAPLELFVQRESVIGYQQSYLRIRNHGSGRQVISAYTALRSLLEKQLIRNGETIEDVTMGYYGHEYDADIQVLAPIWRIIHDGKIDYVNAFTGAVERPLDDRASN